From one Erythrobacter sp. HKB08 genomic stretch:
- the hemA gene encoding 5-aminolevulinate synthase encodes MNYDQVFDQAIDRLHAEGRYRVFIDILRNKGAFPNARCFHGHNGPKPITVWCSNDYLAMGQHPKVIGAMEEALHDVGAGSGGTRNIGGNTHYHIQLERELADLHGKESALLFTSGYVSNDATLSTMAKLLPGCIIFSDELNHASMIAGIRNSGCEKRVFRHNDLEHLEELLAAEDEATPKLIAFESVYSMDGDVAPIHSICDLAEKYNALTYIDEVHAVGMYGEHGGGISERDEAAHRIDIIEGTLGKAFGVMGGYIAADAKIVDCIRSYAPGFIFTTSLSPALVAGVLAAVRHLKASSEERDAQQRNAALLKAKFAEAGLPVMNSETHIVPLMVGDPVRAKKISDILLAEYGAYVQPINFPTVPRGTERLRFTPGPAHTEAMMDDLTTALVEIWDRLELQLRKAA; translated from the coding sequence ATGAATTACGACCAAGTCTTCGACCAGGCGATCGACCGGCTGCATGCCGAGGGACGTTACCGCGTCTTCATCGACATCCTTCGAAACAAGGGCGCATTCCCCAACGCACGCTGCTTCCACGGCCATAACGGCCCTAAGCCGATCACTGTATGGTGCTCGAACGACTATCTCGCAATGGGCCAGCACCCGAAGGTCATCGGCGCGATGGAAGAAGCGCTGCACGACGTCGGCGCCGGTTCGGGCGGCACCCGCAACATCGGCGGCAACACGCACTACCACATCCAGCTCGAGCGCGAGCTGGCCGACCTCCACGGCAAGGAAAGCGCGCTGCTGTTCACCAGCGGCTACGTCTCCAACGACGCGACGCTTTCGACCATGGCCAAGCTGCTGCCGGGCTGCATCATCTTCTCCGACGAGCTGAACCACGCCAGCATGATCGCCGGCATCCGCAATTCCGGCTGCGAAAAGCGCGTCTTCCGCCACAACGACCTCGAACACCTCGAAGAGCTGCTGGCAGCCGAAGACGAAGCAACGCCCAAGCTGATCGCCTTCGAGAGCGTCTATTCGATGGACGGCGACGTCGCCCCGATCCACTCGATCTGCGACCTCGCGGAAAAATACAACGCCCTGACCTACATCGACGAAGTCCACGCGGTGGGCATGTACGGCGAACATGGCGGCGGCATTTCGGAGCGTGACGAGGCTGCGCACCGGATCGACATCATCGAAGGCACGCTCGGCAAGGCATTCGGCGTCATGGGCGGCTACATCGCCGCCGATGCCAAGATCGTCGACTGCATCCGCAGCTATGCCCCGGGCTTCATCTTCACGACGTCGCTCAGCCCCGCTCTCGTTGCGGGCGTGCTGGCCGCGGTGCGCCACCTCAAGGCCTCGAGCGAGGAACGCGATGCACAGCAGCGCAATGCCGCCCTGCTCAAGGCGAAGTTCGCCGAGGCCGGCCTTCCGGTCATGAATAGCGAGACGCATATTGTGCCGCTGATGGTCGGCGATCCGGTTCGCGCGAAGAAGATCAGCGACATCCTGCTCGCCGAGTACGGCGCCTATGTGCAGCCGATCAACTTCCCGACCGTGCCCCGCGGCACCGAGCGTCTGCGCTTCACCCCGGGCCCGGCACACACCGAAGCTATGATGGACGACCTGACCACCGCTCTGGTCGAAATCTGGGACCGCCTCGAACTGCAGTTGCGCAAGGCGGCGTAA
- the murI gene encoding glutamate racemase produces the protein MDHSASSPILIFDTGVGGLTVLGELRKLLPEAPVIFAADQAGLPYGEKTEAEVAARVAGLLGRMSERYRPRLACIACNTASTIALGMVREVLEIPIVGTVPAIKPAAAMTRTGVVGLLGTQATIRQAYVDRLEAEFGNGHRLLRHGAAELVAPAEAKLRGEPVDREAIRRAVGALRSMPDGDRIDTVVLACTHFPLLAEELAEEFGPGVTLVDGSAGIARRIAHLVEGQEFARSVPDMAVTTGPLEEFQPLAPALKSYGIERLERF, from the coding sequence TTGGACCATTCCGCCTCTTCTCCGATCCTGATCTTCGATACCGGCGTCGGCGGGCTGACGGTGCTTGGCGAGTTGCGCAAGCTGCTGCCGGAAGCGCCGGTCATCTTCGCCGCGGACCAGGCGGGCCTGCCCTATGGCGAGAAGACCGAGGCTGAGGTCGCCGCGCGCGTCGCCGGGCTGCTCGGTCGGATGAGCGAACGCTATCGCCCGCGCCTCGCCTGCATCGCCTGCAACACCGCCAGCACTATCGCTCTCGGCATGGTGCGCGAGGTGCTCGAAATCCCGATCGTCGGCACGGTCCCGGCGATTAAGCCTGCTGCTGCCATGACCAGGACCGGTGTAGTCGGGCTGCTCGGCACGCAGGCGACGATCCGGCAGGCCTATGTCGACCGCCTCGAGGCCGAGTTCGGCAACGGCCACCGCTTGCTTCGCCACGGCGCTGCGGAACTCGTCGCCCCTGCGGAAGCCAAGCTGCGCGGCGAGCCGGTCGATCGCGAGGCGATCAGGCGCGCGGTTGGCGCGCTCAGGTCGATGCCGGATGGCGACAGGATCGACACAGTCGTCCTCGCCTGCACGCACTTCCCGCTGCTCGCCGAGGAATTGGCGGAGGAATTTGGCCCCGGCGTTACGCTGGTCGACGGTTCGGCAGGAATCGCGCGCCGGATCGCGCATCTCGTCGAAGGACAGGAGTTTGCGCGCAGCGTGCCGGACATGGCCGTCACGACCGGTCCGCTGGAAGAGTTCCAACCGCTTGCACCCGCGCTGAAATCCTACGGAATCGAGCGTCTCGAACGCTTCTGA
- the plsY gene encoding glycerol-3-phosphate 1-O-acyltransferase PlsY — protein MGTEFTINVLWAALLGYGFGSIPFGLLLTRIAGLGDVRKIGSGNIGATNVLRTGNKGLAAATLLLDLAKGFVPVWLAAQWFWQDMGWTALFAVIGHCFPVWLGFKGGKGVATNAGVAFGLAWPLGLIYAGVWIGMLAITRISSVAGMSAVVGAAVGAFALGFATPAKVLALVAILIIWLHRENIKRLIAGTEPKVGSKS, from the coding sequence ATGGGAACCGAGTTTACGATCAACGTGCTGTGGGCGGCGCTGCTGGGCTACGGCTTCGGCTCGATCCCCTTCGGCCTGCTGCTGACGCGAATCGCCGGGCTGGGCGATGTGCGCAAGATCGGCAGCGGCAATATCGGCGCGACCAACGTCCTGCGCACCGGTAACAAGGGACTGGCGGCCGCGACGCTGCTGCTCGATCTCGCCAAGGGGTTCGTGCCCGTCTGGCTCGCCGCGCAGTGGTTCTGGCAGGACATGGGGTGGACGGCGCTGTTCGCGGTCATAGGCCATTGCTTCCCGGTCTGGCTCGGCTTCAAGGGCGGGAAGGGTGTTGCGACCAATGCGGGCGTCGCCTTCGGCCTCGCCTGGCCGTTGGGGCTGATTTATGCGGGCGTCTGGATCGGCATGCTGGCTATCACGCGCATCAGTTCGGTTGCCGGGATGAGCGCGGTCGTCGGTGCGGCCGTGGGTGCATTCGCGCTCGGCTTTGCAACTCCGGCGAAGGTGCTGGCGCTGGTCGCGATCCTGATCATCTGGCTCCACCGCGAGAACATCAAACGCCTGATTGCCGGGACCGAACCGAAGGTCGGCAGCAAGTCGTGA
- the dprA gene encoding DNA-processing protein DprA has translation MSEGTGSQTGLSQAEAFARIRLLRSPNIGPVTYFHLLQRFGDAQAALEALPDLGKRGGRQYSAAKVDRIEREVDAARKAGAKYLFHDSPTYPELLREIESAPPILTWRGDFSLAQQPCVAMVGARNASAASVKLARELASGLSQEGFTVVSGLARGIDGAAHEGAMPHTIGVIASGIDIAYPPQHADLQERIANEGLLLAEQPPGTEPRGSHFPSRNRIIAGLAAGTLVVEAAPKSGSLITARLAGESGREVMAIPGSPLDPRSQGCNQLIRDGAVLVQSADEIAELLRGFDGSARSSLREAAFPEYDYEIDEGADEPAEIVDLLTTAPVAVDEIIRQSGASAGSVQMALLELEISGELHRHAGGRVSIARGGRI, from the coding sequence GTGAGCGAGGGGACAGGGTCGCAAACCGGCCTCTCGCAGGCCGAAGCCTTCGCGCGCATCCGCTTGCTGCGCTCGCCCAATATCGGGCCGGTAACCTACTTCCACCTGCTCCAGCGTTTCGGCGATGCGCAGGCCGCGCTGGAGGCCCTGCCGGATCTCGGGAAACGGGGCGGCAGGCAATATTCCGCTGCAAAGGTCGACCGGATCGAGCGCGAGGTCGATGCGGCGCGCAAGGCTGGCGCGAAGTATCTGTTTCACGATTCCCCGACCTATCCGGAACTCCTGCGCGAGATCGAGAGCGCACCGCCCATCCTGACCTGGCGGGGCGACTTCTCGCTCGCGCAGCAACCCTGTGTCGCGATGGTCGGCGCGCGAAATGCCTCGGCGGCCTCGGTCAAGCTGGCGCGCGAACTGGCTTCGGGGCTTTCGCAAGAAGGCTTCACGGTCGTCTCGGGCCTGGCGCGCGGGATCGACGGTGCGGCGCATGAAGGAGCGATGCCGCACACGATCGGCGTCATCGCGAGCGGGATCGACATCGCCTATCCGCCGCAGCACGCCGATTTGCAGGAGCGGATTGCGAACGAGGGGCTGTTGCTCGCCGAACAGCCGCCCGGCACCGAGCCACGCGGGAGCCACTTTCCGAGCCGCAATCGCATCATCGCGGGGCTCGCGGCCGGAACGCTGGTGGTCGAAGCCGCGCCAAAGTCGGGTTCGCTTATCACCGCACGGCTTGCTGGCGAGTCCGGGCGCGAGGTTATGGCAATACCCGGCAGCCCCCTCGATCCGCGCTCGCAGGGGTGCAACCAGCTCATTCGCGACGGGGCGGTGCTCGTCCAGTCGGCCGACGAGATCGCGGAACTCCTTCGCGGCTTCGACGGCTCGGCGCGAAGCAGCCTGCGCGAAGCCGCCTTTCCCGAATACGACTACGAAATCGACGAAGGCGCAGATGAACCGGCGGAAATCGTCGACCTGCTCACCACTGCTCCGGTCGCGGTCGACGAGATCATCCGCCAGTCGGGCGCAAGCGCAGGCTCTGTGCAAATGGCGCTGTTGGAGCTTGAAATATCCGGTGAATTGCACAGACATGCCGGTGGACGTGTCAGTATTGCACGAGGGGGTCGCATATGA
- the topA gene encoding type I DNA topoisomerase — MQLVIVESPAKAKTIEKYLGKDFKVLASYGHVRDLPPKDGSVRPDEDFAMDWELYRDKQKRFKEISDAAKDADRLVLATDPDREGEAISWHVRELLQKRKALPTKVDRVTFNAITKNAVTEAMGKPRELDQDLIDAYLARRALDYLFGFTLSPVLWRKLPGAKSAGRVQSVALRLICEREHEIEIFKPDEYWSIVAKLEQDGTEFDARLVKFDGKKLDKLTLGNEGSALAAKAVVENGRFTVEDIETKPLKRNPAPPFTTSTLQQEAARKLGFSASHTMRLAQSLYEAGAITYMRTDGVQMDGSAIAAVRDAIGDRYDKSYLPEKPRFYSTKAKNAQEAHEAIRPTNFSRDAAGSGDEAKLYSLIFKRAMASQMAAAQLERTTVTLRDGTGQNELRATGQVVKFPGFFAVYQEGIDDKEDDDDGLLPIINKGDCPAKKSVDANQHFTQPPPRYSEASLVKKLEELGIGRPSTYASTIQTLRDRDYVRMEKNRFFAEESGRLLTAFLERFFPTYVAYDFTAGMEDELDEVSGGREEWKALLSQFWKDFKPKADEVMEKMPSEVTEVLDEYLSDFLFPPRADGKDPRHCPLCETEGREGGRLALRGGRYGAFVACANYPECKFTRRFAQPGADGGSGEDDGVMGKHPETGLDIERKSGRFGPYVQMGEGKEAKRASIPKDLDDFDLEWAIKLLDLPRIVGAHPETGKEIEAAIGRYGPYLRHDGKYAKLSNTREVFEVGMNAAVTMLAEAANRKGGGRGKAEPIKTLGAHPTSGGEIKVMPGRYGPYVTDGTTNATIPKDVKPEDVTEAQAIELIDARAAKGPAKKKRKAPAKKKAAPKKKAAAKK; from the coding sequence ATGCAACTCGTCATCGTTGAATCGCCGGCCAAGGCGAAGACCATCGAGAAATATCTCGGCAAGGACTTCAAGGTTCTCGCAAGCTACGGCCATGTCCGCGACCTGCCGCCCAAGGACGGCAGCGTGCGTCCGGACGAGGACTTCGCGATGGATTGGGAACTCTACCGGGACAAGCAGAAGCGCTTCAAGGAAATCAGCGACGCGGCGAAGGATGCCGACCGCCTGGTCCTCGCGACCGACCCCGACCGTGAAGGCGAGGCGATCAGCTGGCACGTTCGCGAGCTGCTGCAGAAGCGCAAGGCGCTGCCGACCAAGGTCGACCGCGTCACCTTCAACGCGATCACCAAGAATGCCGTGACCGAGGCGATGGGCAAGCCGCGCGAGCTCGACCAGGACCTAATCGACGCCTATCTCGCCCGCCGCGCGCTCGACTACCTGTTCGGCTTCACGCTTTCGCCCGTGCTGTGGCGCAAGCTGCCCGGCGCGAAGAGCGCAGGCCGCGTCCAGTCGGTCGCGCTGCGTCTTATTTGCGAGCGCGAGCACGAGATCGAGATCTTCAAGCCCGACGAATACTGGAGCATCGTCGCCAAGCTTGAGCAGGACGGCACCGAATTCGATGCGCGCCTCGTCAAGTTCGACGGCAAGAAGCTCGACAAGCTGACGCTCGGCAACGAGGGCAGCGCGCTCGCCGCCAAGGCAGTCGTCGAGAACGGACGCTTCACGGTCGAGGATATCGAGACCAAGCCGCTCAAGCGCAATCCGGCACCTCCGTTCACCACCTCGACCCTGCAACAGGAAGCAGCCCGCAAGCTCGGTTTCTCGGCGAGCCATACGATGCGCCTCGCGCAGTCGCTCTACGAGGCGGGGGCGATCACCTACATGCGTACCGACGGGGTGCAGATGGACGGCAGTGCAATTGCCGCCGTGCGCGATGCGATCGGGGATCGCTACGACAAGTCCTACCTGCCCGAAAAGCCGCGGTTCTATTCGACCAAGGCGAAGAACGCGCAGGAGGCCCACGAGGCGATCCGGCCGACCAATTTCTCGCGCGATGCGGCAGGCAGCGGCGACGAGGCGAAGCTCTATTCGCTGATCTTCAAGCGCGCCATGGCGAGCCAGATGGCCGCAGCCCAGCTCGAACGCACGACTGTCACCCTGCGCGACGGGACCGGCCAGAACGAACTTCGTGCGACCGGCCAGGTCGTGAAGTTCCCCGGCTTCTTCGCGGTCTACCAAGAAGGGATCGACGACAAGGAAGACGATGACGACGGCCTGCTGCCGATCATCAACAAGGGCGATTGCCCGGCCAAGAAGTCGGTCGATGCGAACCAGCACTTCACCCAGCCGCCGCCGCGCTATTCCGAGGCGAGCCTCGTCAAGAAGCTGGAGGAACTCGGCATCGGGCGTCCCTCGACCTATGCCTCGACCATCCAGACGCTGCGCGACCGCGACTATGTGCGGATGGAGAAAAACCGTTTCTTCGCAGAGGAATCGGGCCGTCTCCTGACAGCGTTTCTCGAGCGCTTCTTCCCGACCTACGTCGCCTACGACTTCACCGCAGGCATGGAAGACGAGCTCGACGAGGTCTCGGGCGGGCGCGAGGAGTGGAAGGCGCTGCTCAGCCAGTTCTGGAAGGACTTCAAGCCCAAGGCCGACGAGGTCATGGAGAAGATGCCGTCCGAGGTCACCGAGGTGCTCGACGAATATCTCTCCGACTTCCTCTTCCCGCCGCGTGCCGATGGCAAGGACCCGCGCCATTGCCCGCTGTGCGAGACCGAGGGCCGCGAAGGCGGCCGCCTGGCGCTACGCGGTGGCCGCTACGGCGCGTTCGTCGCCTGCGCCAACTACCCCGAGTGCAAGTTCACCCGCCGCTTCGCCCAGCCGGGCGCGGATGGCGGCTCGGGCGAAGACGACGGCGTCATGGGCAAGCACCCCGAGACCGGCCTCGACATCGAGCGGAAGTCGGGACGCTTCGGTCCCTACGTCCAGATGGGCGAGGGCAAGGAAGCCAAGCGCGCGAGCATCCCCAAGGACCTCGACGATTTCGATCTCGAATGGGCGATCAAGCTGCTCGACCTGCCGCGCATCGTCGGTGCGCATCCGGAAACCGGCAAGGAAATCGAAGCGGCGATCGGTCGCTACGGTCCCTATCTCCGCCACGACGGCAAATATGCGAAGCTGTCGAATACGCGCGAAGTGTTCGAGGTCGGCATGAACGCAGCCGTGACGATGCTTGCCGAGGCAGCCAATCGCAAGGGCGGCGGGCGCGGCAAGGCAGAGCCGATCAAGACGCTCGGTGCGCACCCCACCAGCGGCGGCGAAATCAAGGTGATGCCGGGCCGCTATGGACCGTACGTCACAGACGGCACGACCAACGCGACGATCCCGAAGGACGTGAAGCCCGAGGACGTGACCGAGGCTCAGGCCATCGAGCTTATCGATGCCCGCGCCGCGAAGGGACCGGCGAAAAAGAAGCGCAAGGCCCCGGCCAAGAAGAAGGCCGCGCCGAAGAAAAAGGCTGCGGCGAAGAAATAG
- the era gene encoding GTPase Era — translation MSEIENPKCGVVAVLGAPNAGKSTLVNQLVGQKVAITSAKAQTTRARMLGIALHDNVQMILVDTPGIFAPKRRLDRAMVSAAWEGAEAADAVLLLVDPIKQRRHELEPLIESLKDRPERKILVLNKVDRAKKEPLLELAQELTSKVDFAEVFFVSALTGDGVPEMKEALAGMMPDGVWHYPEDQVSDASERLLATEITREQLYQQLHEELPYDSAVRPELYQHRPDGSLEIHQQIVIARESQRPIVLGKGGQRIKAIGEAARKELSEILGVKVHLFLHVKVEENWAESKELFEEIGLDWVR, via the coding sequence GTGAGCGAGATCGAAAACCCGAAATGCGGCGTAGTCGCCGTGCTGGGCGCGCCCAACGCGGGCAAGTCCACCTTGGTCAACCAGCTCGTCGGCCAGAAGGTCGCGATCACCAGCGCCAAGGCGCAGACGACGCGTGCGCGGATGCTCGGCATCGCGCTGCACGACAACGTCCAGATGATCCTCGTCGACACGCCCGGCATCTTCGCACCCAAGCGCCGCCTCGACCGCGCGATGGTGAGCGCGGCATGGGAAGGTGCGGAAGCCGCCGACGCAGTGCTCCTGCTGGTCGACCCGATCAAGCAGCGCCGGCATGAACTCGAGCCGCTGATCGAAAGCCTGAAGGACCGCCCGGAGCGCAAGATCCTCGTCCTCAACAAGGTCGACCGCGCGAAGAAAGAGCCGCTGCTCGAACTGGCGCAGGAACTGACTTCCAAGGTCGATTTCGCCGAAGTGTTCTTCGTCTCCGCCCTCACCGGCGATGGCGTGCCGGAAATGAAGGAAGCGCTGGCTGGGATGATGCCCGACGGCGTATGGCACTATCCCGAAGACCAGGTGAGCGATGCCTCCGAACGCCTGCTCGCCACCGAGATCACCCGCGAACAGCTTTACCAGCAGCTGCACGAGGAACTGCCCTACGACAGCGCTGTCCGGCCCGAGCTATACCAGCACCGCCCCGACGGCAGTCTCGAGATCCACCAGCAGATCGTCATCGCCCGCGAAAGCCAGCGCCCCATCGTGCTCGGCAAGGGCGGCCAGCGGATCAAGGCAATCGGCGAAGCTGCACGCAAGGAATTGAGCGAAATTCTCGGCGTGAAAGTCCACCTCTTCCTCCATGTGAAGGTCGAGGAGAACTGGGCCGAGAGCAAGGAACTGTTCGAGGAAATCGGGCTGGATTGGGTGCGGTAA
- the rnc gene encoding ribonuclease III, translating into MSELATKAREWLEAQGFAVRDEALWHEALTHGSTDEAIDYQRLEFLGDRVLGLAVAEWLYRNSNGAEGKLALRLNALVSKGSCAKVARSMGASEHIRLGKQARDDGAANSENVLGDIMEALLGASFLESGFDATREVILRLWADALDAASGEKKHPKSALQEWAAGNQRRPPKYELVERSGPDHKARFTVRVSVHKVGETEATANSKQEAETEAARKFMEQYG; encoded by the coding sequence GTGAGCGAACTGGCAACCAAGGCTCGCGAATGGCTCGAAGCGCAAGGCTTCGCTGTTCGCGACGAAGCGCTGTGGCACGAGGCGCTGACCCACGGCAGTACCGACGAGGCGATCGACTACCAGCGGCTCGAATTCCTCGGCGACCGCGTGCTCGGCCTCGCGGTGGCGGAATGGCTCTATCGCAATTCGAACGGCGCGGAAGGCAAGCTGGCGCTGCGTCTCAATGCGCTCGTCAGCAAGGGATCTTGCGCCAAGGTCGCCCGTTCGATGGGCGCGAGCGAGCATATCCGCCTCGGCAAGCAGGCGCGCGACGATGGCGCGGCGAACAGCGAAAACGTCCTTGGCGACATCATGGAAGCACTGCTCGGTGCGAGCTTTCTCGAAAGCGGCTTCGATGCGACGCGCGAAGTCATCCTGCGGCTGTGGGCCGATGCGCTCGATGCGGCCTCGGGCGAAAAGAAGCATCCCAAGAGCGCATTGCAGGAATGGGCCGCCGGCAACCAGCGACGCCCGCCGAAATACGAACTCGTCGAGCGCTCCGGCCCCGACCACAAGGCGCGCTTTACCGTCCGCGTGAGCGTCCACAAGGTCGGAGAGACCGAAGCGACCGCAAACAGCAAGCAGGAGGCCGAAACCGAAGCGGCCCGCAAATTCATGGAGCAGTACGGGTGA
- the lepB gene encoding signal peptidase I produces MSEATAEKTADSGTEAKAGKKGEKKEDSFAVFLLKLALIVVIFRSFFFSPFNIPSESMLPGLMNGDYLLASKWPYGYTKYSLPLNAPLVPGRILAGTPERGDVVIFKHPIDKTDYIKRVIGLPGDQIGMREGQVILNGEPVNKERIDDFIIELSPNTQCHVMAELTTVDGDQACRYERYRETLPGGRSYEVLDFGATIQDDFEPITVPEGKLFLMGDNRDNSQDSRFVAAPGGGVGLVDQELLVGRAEVIMWSTDGSAEWLLPWTWFTALRGSRLGTGL; encoded by the coding sequence ATGAGCGAGGCGACCGCCGAAAAGACGGCCGATAGCGGGACTGAAGCGAAAGCCGGCAAGAAGGGCGAGAAGAAGGAGGACAGCTTCGCCGTCTTCCTGCTCAAGCTCGCCCTGATCGTGGTGATCTTCCGCAGCTTCTTCTTCTCGCCGTTCAACATTCCGAGCGAAAGCATGTTGCCGGGCCTGATGAACGGCGACTACCTGCTCGCCTCGAAATGGCCCTATGGCTACACCAAGTACTCGCTGCCGCTGAACGCTCCGCTGGTCCCGGGGCGCATACTTGCAGGTACGCCCGAGCGCGGCGATGTCGTCATCTTCAAGCACCCGATCGACAAGACCGATTACATCAAGCGTGTCATCGGCCTGCCGGGCGACCAAATCGGCATGCGCGAAGGCCAGGTGATCCTCAATGGCGAGCCGGTGAACAAGGAGCGGATCGACGATTTCATCATCGAACTTTCGCCCAACACCCAGTGCCACGTCATGGCCGAGCTGACGACGGTCGATGGCGACCAGGCCTGCCGCTACGAGCGGTACCGCGAAACCCTTCCCGGCGGGCGCTCCTACGAAGTGCTCGATTTCGGAGCGACCATCCAGGACGATTTCGAGCCGATTACTGTGCCCGAAGGCAAGCTGTTCCTCATGGGCGACAACCGCGACAACTCTCAGGACAGCCGCTTCGTCGCCGCGCCCGGTGGCGGGGTCGGGCTGGTCGACCAGGAACTGCTGGTCGGACGCGCGGAAGTCATCATGTGGTCGACCGACGGTAGCGCCGAATGGCTGCTGCCGTGGACGTGGTTCACCGCCTTGAGGGGCTCGAGGCTCGGGACCGGACTGTGA
- the pgi gene encoding glucose-6-phosphate isomerase, producing MPVAAAQWKAIADHAERSLTELFEDGGRLDLLSTRLEWGEGETAGGIRFDWSKTHLDEGLLANFEALADASDFAAKREQLLTGAKINVTEGRAAEHTAQRGVGAEASVEEAAALHLRMKMLVEAIHEGALGEVNHLIHIGIGGSALGPAMAVDALTRDLELVDVHVVSNIDGLALEQAFAACDPATTLVAVASKTFTTIETMTNAASALKWLADNGVTDPSGRVVALTANPEAAVEWGVDETRILPFPESVGGRYSLWSSIGFPVAIAAGWDEFEAMLAGGQVMDEHFRTAEGRANLPLRAAFADQYYTRVRGCQTRAVFAYDERLALLPDYLQQLEMESNGKRVTASGEPVDAPTAPITWGGVGTDAQHAVFQLLHQGTHLIPVDFIASIAPGDELDPAHHRILLTNCFAQGAALMAGGNMAADGKDPARAFPGNRPSATMLCDDLDAATLGALIAFHEHRTFANAVLMGINPFDQFGVELGKKMANDIEGGSESFDASTEALLAAAGLSGD from the coding sequence ATGCCTGTTGCCGCCGCCCAGTGGAAAGCGATTGCCGATCACGCCGAGCGCAGCCTGACCGAATTGTTCGAGGATGGGGGCCGGCTCGACCTGCTCTCGACGCGTCTCGAATGGGGCGAGGGCGAAACGGCCGGCGGTATCCGGTTCGACTGGTCGAAGACGCATCTCGACGAAGGCTTGCTGGCGAATTTCGAAGCGCTGGCGGATGCGAGCGATTTCGCCGCCAAGCGCGAGCAACTGCTCACTGGCGCGAAGATCAATGTGACCGAGGGCCGCGCTGCAGAACACACCGCACAGCGCGGCGTGGGTGCCGAAGCTTCGGTCGAGGAAGCGGCTGCGCTGCACCTGCGGATGAAGATGCTGGTCGAGGCGATCCACGAAGGCGCGCTCGGCGAGGTGAACCACCTGATCCACATCGGCATCGGCGGCAGCGCGCTCGGCCCGGCCATGGCGGTCGATGCGTTGACCCGCGATCTCGAACTGGTCGACGTCCATGTCGTCTCGAATATCGACGGGCTCGCGCTGGAGCAGGCGTTTGCAGCCTGTGACCCGGCGACCACGCTGGTCGCGGTCGCATCGAAAACTTTCACCACCATCGAGACGATGACCAACGCGGCAAGCGCGCTCAAATGGCTCGCCGACAATGGCGTCACCGACCCTTCGGGCCGCGTCGTCGCGCTTACCGCGAACCCGGAAGCCGCGGTCGAATGGGGCGTGGATGAAACGCGCATCCTGCCGTTCCCGGAAAGCGTTGGCGGGCGTTATTCGCTGTGGTCGAGCATCGGCTTTCCCGTCGCCATCGCGGCCGGTTGGGACGAGTTCGAGGCTATGCTGGCCGGCGGGCAGGTTATGGACGAGCATTTCCGCACCGCCGAGGGACGCGCGAACCTGCCGCTACGCGCGGCCTTTGCCGACCAGTATTACACCCGCGTCCGCGGCTGCCAGACCCGCGCGGTGTTCGCTTATGACGAGCGGCTCGCGTTGCTGCCGGACTATCTCCAGCAACTGGAGATGGAATCGAACGGCAAGCGCGTGACAGCCTCAGGCGAGCCGGTCGATGCACCCACCGCTCCGATCACCTGGGGCGGGGTGGGGACGGATGCGCAGCATGCGGTGTTTCAGCTGCTGCACCAGGGTACGCACCTGATCCCGGTCGACTTCATCGCCAGCATAGCGCCAGGCGACGAGCTCGATCCGGCGCATCACCGTATCCTGCTGACCAATTGCTTCGCTCAAGGGGCAGCCCTGATGGCGGGCGGCAATATGGCGGCAGACGGCAAGGACCCGGCGCGCGCATTCCCCGGCAACCGGCCGAGCGCGACCATGCTGTGCGACGACCTCGATGCAGCGACGCTCGGGGCGCTGATCGCGTTCCACGAGCATCGTACCTTTGCCAATGCCGTGCTGATGGGCATCAATCCGTTCGACCAGTTCGGCGTCGAACTCGGCAAGAAAATGGCCAACGATATCGAGGGCGGCAGCGAAAGCTTCGATGCCAGCACCGAAGCGCTGCTCGCTGCGGCCGGATTGTCGGGCGACTAA
- a CDS encoding response regulator: MNEQVAAPRAEPVAPRQRRALIVDDSRMVRRLSREILEGFGYQVTEAEDGTEALARVKANGLPDLITLDWNMPNMSGIETLKALRELVGDKLPKVMFCTTNTDAIDIHKGIDAGATEWIVKPFDKASMQAKLEKIGAI; encoded by the coding sequence ATCAACGAGCAGGTCGCCGCGCCGCGCGCCGAACCGGTCGCGCCGCGCCAGCGCCGCGCGCTGATCGTCGACGACAGCCGCATGGTCCGCCGCCTCTCGCGCGAAATCCTCGAAGGGTTCGGCTACCAGGTGACGGAAGCGGAAGACGGCACCGAAGCACTCGCCCGCGTCAAGGCGAACGGCCTGCCCGACCTCATCACGCTCGACTGGAACATGCCGAACATGAGCGGGATCGAGACGCTGAAAGCGCTTCGCGAACTGGTCGGTGACAAGTTGCCCAAGGTCATGTTCTGCACGACCAACACGGACGCGATAGACATTCACAAGGGCATCGATGCCGGTGCGACCGAGTGGATCGTCAAGCCGTTCGACAAGGCCAGCATGCAGGCCAAGCTGGAAAAGATCGGCGCGATTTAG